One Undibacter mobilis genomic region harbors:
- a CDS encoding glycine zipper domain-containing protein, whose translation MVRKVGVLVVLALLALLPVRQAAAQNNTIGGAIIGGGIGAVVGGAATGKAGGAVAGGIIGAAAGAAIGSQMEPRGRYYWYDGRCWRKHRDGSYHRVSRNYCY comes from the coding sequence ATGGTTCGGAAGGTCGGTGTTCTGGTAGTCTTGGCGTTGCTCGCTTTGTTGCCCGTGCGGCAGGCAGCGGCGCAGAACAATACCATTGGCGGTGCGATCATCGGCGGCGGTATCGGCGCAGTCGTCGGCGGCGCTGCGACCGGCAAGGCCGGCGGCGCTGTCGCCGGCGGCATCATTGGTGCCGCTGCCGGCGCCGCGATCGGTTCGCAGATGGAGCCCCGCGGCCGTTACTACTGGTACGACGGTCGCTGCTGGCGCAAACATCGTGATGGCAGCTATCACCGCGTGTCGCGGAACTACTGCTACTGA
- a CDS encoding DUF4403 family protein, whose amino-acid sequence MGRIFDAIFYVITAPLRWFGRSRRFRVIAGALIVVALFFAATLWALDRFFPPANQASRVAAKLEPLPPLPPLSRPSYVIAPVAVSIDAIQRSIEASTPRNFSGQSGNPVSGLLQKADIGLTVNRGNMAVSGRAGELTVNTPLTGNLHITGQLGAAAGNLTGGVAGALGGLLGGGQLGGDLNKAIGGLAGRVLDQNVELRSQVTVRSRPEFATNWRVHPNLAAQISVADSAINIAGIRLNMAGEAKPLIEQQVNQQVANFEGRIRNDPIVEVTAREQWQKMCRSIPLGGGNTGLPALWLEMKPVRAAAAQPQIDARNVTLVIGVQAETRILAQATKPACPFPASLELVPPMENGKLVVGVPIDVPFTELNKLINAQLKGKRFPEDASAAVEVEVLRASLAAADDRLLISLRVKARERKSWFGFGAEADVDIWGRPKLDPQTQILRLTDISLAVETEAAYGLLGTAARAAMPYLQQALADNAMIDLTPFLNDAKKKIGEAMADFRQAGQGVAVDTAINSLRLNGIAFDSNTLRIIAEAEGTARISVTQLPRM is encoded by the coding sequence ATGGGACGAATTTTCGACGCCATTTTCTATGTGATCACCGCACCGCTGCGGTGGTTCGGCCGGTCGCGCCGCTTCCGCGTGATCGCCGGCGCGCTCATCGTCGTGGCGCTGTTCTTCGCCGCCACCTTGTGGGCGCTCGACCGCTTCTTTCCGCCGGCCAATCAAGCCAGCCGCGTCGCCGCCAAGCTCGAGCCGTTGCCGCCATTACCGCCGCTGTCGCGTCCGTCTTACGTGATCGCGCCGGTGGCCGTGTCGATCGACGCCATCCAGCGTTCGATCGAAGCCTCGACGCCGCGCAATTTCTCCGGTCAGAGCGGCAATCCGGTCAGCGGCCTGCTGCAGAAGGCCGACATCGGCCTCACGGTCAATCGCGGCAACATGGCGGTAAGCGGCCGCGCCGGTGAACTCACCGTCAACACGCCGCTGACCGGCAATCTGCACATTACCGGCCAACTCGGCGCGGCCGCCGGCAACCTGACCGGCGGCGTCGCCGGCGCGCTCGGCGGCCTGCTTGGCGGTGGCCAGCTCGGCGGCGATCTCAACAAGGCTATCGGCGGACTGGCTGGCCGCGTGCTCGATCAGAACGTCGAATTGCGCAGCCAGGTCACCGTGCGCTCGCGGCCCGAATTCGCCACCAACTGGCGCGTTCATCCCAATCTCGCGGCGCAGATCAGCGTTGCCGACAGCGCGATCAACATCGCCGGCATTCGTCTCAACATGGCCGGTGAGGCCAAGCCCCTGATCGAGCAACAGGTGAACCAGCAGGTGGCCAATTTCGAAGGCCGCATCCGCAACGATCCGATCGTCGAAGTGACGGCGCGCGAGCAGTGGCAGAAGATGTGCCGCTCGATTCCGCTGGGCGGCGGCAATACCGGCCTGCCCGCATTGTGGCTGGAGATGAAGCCGGTGCGCGCCGCTGCCGCGCAGCCGCAGATCGATGCGCGAAACGTCACGCTGGTGATCGGCGTTCAGGCCGAGACGCGCATCCTGGCGCAGGCGACCAAGCCGGCCTGCCCGTTCCCGGCGTCGCTCGAACTCGTGCCGCCGATGGAAAACGGCAAGCTGGTAGTCGGCGTGCCGATCGACGTGCCGTTCACCGAGCTCAACAAGCTGATCAACGCCCAATTGAAGGGCAAGCGCTTCCCCGAAGACGCAAGCGCGGCGGTCGAAGTCGAGGTGCTACGTGCCTCTCTGGCCGCGGCCGACGATCGCCTGCTGATCTCGCTGCGTGTCAAGGCACGCGAGCGCAAGAGCTGGTTCGGCTTCGGCGCCGAGGCCGATGTCGATATCTGGGGCCGCCCGAAGCTCGATCCGCAAACGCAGATTCTGCGCCTCACCGACATCTCGCTGGCGGTGGAGACGGAAGCGGCGTACGGCCTGCTCGGCACCGCGGCGCGTGCGGCCATGCCCTACCTGCAACAGGCTCTGGCCGACAACGCCATGATCGATCTCACGCCCTTCCTCAACGATGCCAAGAAGAAAATCGGCGAGGCGATGGCCGACTTCCGGCAGGCCGGCCAGGGCGTCGCGGTCGATACCGCGATCAACAGCCTCCGCCTCAACGGCATCGCCTTCGACTCCAACACCTTGCGCATCATCGCCGAAGCCGAAGGCACGGCACGGATCAGCGTCACGCAATTGCCGAGGATGTAA
- a CDS encoding BrnA antitoxin family protein, whose product MARTPFRDSRSEAEKAFKQATTKPAELPPDKPSIPGAKEQVTLRLDRDVLDFFQADGPGWQERINAALRKVAGK is encoded by the coding sequence ATGGCACGAACACCCTTCCGCGATTCCCGCAGCGAGGCCGAAAAGGCTTTCAAGCAGGCGACCACCAAGCCGGCGGAGCTGCCGCCGGACAAGCCCTCCATTCCAGGCGCCAAGGAGCAGGTGACCTTGCGCCTCGATCGCGACGTGCTGGACTTCTTCCAGGCCGATGGCCCGGGATGGCAGGAGCGGATCAATGCGGCGCTGAGGAAGGTGGCGGGGAAGTAG
- a CDS encoding SecDF P1 head subdomain-containing protein, with protein sequence MNVKNPPFSVVRGSAAARIALSFVHARDRIDLVAAEILAIEARAEQTFFCDDTGAYHTFQLPHVQLEFAPHIGARIHRLTSQILDEELALLVDGEVIVRPVVREPIGWRGHMSLSANDMDEAEQLAGRLRRCWVNPVLRVV encoded by the coding sequence ATGAACGTCAAAAACCCGCCGTTTTCGGTCGTTCGCGGATCGGCTGCGGCCCGCATCGCGCTGTCGTTCGTCCATGCGCGTGACCGGATCGATTTGGTCGCAGCGGAGATCCTGGCGATCGAAGCGCGCGCCGAGCAGACGTTCTTTTGCGATGACACGGGGGCATACCACACATTTCAGTTGCCCCACGTCCAGCTTGAGTTCGCACCGCACATCGGCGCACGTATTCATCGTCTGACGTCGCAAATCCTCGACGAAGAACTGGCCCTCCTCGTCGATGGGGAGGTCATCGTTCGACCGGTGGTGCGCGAACCGATTGGCTGGCGCGGCCACATGTCCTTAAGCGCGAACGATATGGACGAGGCGGAGCAGCTTGCCGGCAGACTGAGGCGATGCTGGGTCAACCCTGTCTTGCGTGTCGTGTGA
- a CDS encoding LysE family transporter: protein MSSYLWPLAGLALANLLGIISPGPAFLMVSRAAASRSLAIGVALGAGVAVAATIWAAAACFGIALLMTQFASVYGIIQIAGGAYLIWLGISAWRHSRAPMAAAQTSATPASRDGLARAVLTGAWLSLGNPKIIIFFSSIFVALLPHDAPVWVRLVAVAIVGVQEISWYTIVAFVFSRPRVQAAYGRARVWIERALGTVLIGLGARILVAVRL from the coding sequence ATGTCCTCCTATCTCTGGCCGCTCGCGGGCCTCGCGCTCGCCAACCTGCTCGGCATCATCAGCCCGGGCCCGGCATTCCTGATGGTGAGCCGCGCCGCCGCCAGCCGCAGTCTCGCTATCGGCGTTGCGCTGGGTGCCGGCGTCGCCGTGGCTGCGACCATCTGGGCCGCCGCGGCGTGCTTCGGCATCGCGCTGCTGATGACGCAATTTGCCTCGGTGTACGGCATCATCCAGATCGCCGGCGGCGCCTATCTGATCTGGCTCGGCATCAGCGCATGGCGCCACAGCCGGGCGCCGATGGCTGCTGCGCAGACATCCGCAACGCCGGCCTCGCGTGACGGCCTCGCGCGCGCGGTGCTGACCGGCGCTTGGCTCAGCCTTGGCAATCCGAAGATCATCATTTTCTTCTCCAGCATTTTCGTCGCGCTGCTGCCGCATGATGCGCCGGTGTGGGTGCGGCTCGTTGCCGTGGCCATTGTCGGCGTGCAGGAAATTTCCTGGTACACGATCGTCGCCTTCGTGTTCTCGCGACCGCGTGTGCAGGCGGCCTATGGGCGCGCCCGCGTCTGGATCGAGCGGGCGCTGGGCACGGTGCTGATCGGCCTCGGCGCGCGGATTCTGGTGGCGGTGAGACTTTAA
- a CDS encoding PLDc N-terminal domain-containing protein has translation MGFEGGLLGLIILVADIWAVVQILKSSQSGGSKLFWILLILLLPVIGLLVWLVAGRR, from the coding sequence ATGGGTTTCGAAGGCGGCCTTCTGGGCCTGATCATTCTGGTGGCCGACATCTGGGCCGTCGTTCAGATCCTCAAAAGCAGCCAGAGCGGCGGCTCCAAGCTGTTCTGGATTCTGCTGATCCTGCTGCTGCCGGTGATCGGCCTGCTGGTGTGGCTGGTGGCCGGCCGCCGGTAA
- a CDS encoding autotransporter outer membrane beta-barrel domain-containing protein: MRLRLAVIAALAATPALAQESTQLANRIGAITDALSQYRSLDNGVWAAAGAGRINDKRPALSRTVTTQSFQAGYDRRFASPFTAQDQLVLGAAVAALSAKAQTDAQNMRVDSRGVSLTGYGVYSPWLFLSFPVSFTVTRWSSDQTRDGTNLMPVYRTSYESTSYASSVGAALTLPVARFLATTSLSHRYSSNNRPAYLEAINPLATDFQFTPSETTDASQLVGNVRLALPFETGRAWVSAGYAHDLKRSPSEGTRSEFPLGIGLDLLSPRWQLGIAGQVILRDDITAYAGALTGRMQF, from the coding sequence ATGCGCCTCCGCCTCGCCGTCATCGCCGCCCTCGCCGCAACGCCCGCGCTGGCGCAGGAGAGCACGCAACTCGCCAACCGCATCGGCGCGATCACCGACGCGCTGTCGCAATATCGCTCGCTCGACAACGGCGTCTGGGCCGCCGCCGGCGCCGGCCGTATCAATGACAAGCGGCCCGCTCTGTCGCGCACGGTCACGACGCAGTCGTTCCAGGCCGGCTACGACCGCCGCTTCGCCTCGCCGTTCACGGCGCAGGATCAGCTGGTACTCGGCGCCGCCGTCGCCGCGCTCAGCGCCAAGGCGCAAACCGACGCGCAGAACATGCGCGTGGATTCGCGCGGCGTGAGCCTCACCGGTTATGGCGTCTACTCGCCCTGGCTGTTCCTGAGCTTCCCGGTTTCGTTCACAGTGACGCGCTGGTCGAGCGACCAGACCCGCGACGGCACCAACCTGATGCCGGTCTACCGCACCAGCTACGAGTCCACGTCCTACGCCAGCTCCGTCGGCGCCGCGCTGACGCTGCCGGTGGCGCGCTTTCTCGCGACCACGAGCCTGTCGCATCGCTACAGCAGCAACAACCGGCCGGCTTATCTCGAGGCCATCAATCCGCTGGCGACCGACTTTCAGTTCACGCCGTCGGAAACCACCGATGCCTCGCAGCTCGTCGGCAATGTGCGCCTGGCGCTGCCGTTCGAGACCGGCCGCGCCTGGGTATCGGCCGGCTATGCCCATGATCTCAAGCGCAGCCCGTCCGAAGGCACCCGGAGCGAATTTCCGCTCGGCATCGGTCTCGATCTTCTGTCGCCGCGCTGGCAGCTCGGCATCGCCGGGCAGGTCATCCTGCGCGACGACATCACCGCCTATGCCGGCGCGCTCACCGGCCGTATGCAGTTCTAG
- a CDS encoding TY-Chap domain-containing protein, which yields MMRWLSGLLFIPVAMAVPAAAQTPDTLKDLLRFQECPLSSQITAVYARPAFADPARQFTRISPKGKPEGYVRCSLRDRSVYCEASAVRGRSLSDRTPLPTDAVAALLRLGFQPQQGGADLMYRRVLTGSPDFDAVATLMLTTLHDAYGAREELGIETVAPFAGQIVTACVR from the coding sequence ATGATGCGATGGCTGAGCGGCCTGTTATTCATTCCCGTAGCGATGGCCGTTCCGGCCGCGGCCCAAACGCCGGACACGCTCAAGGACCTGTTACGCTTTCAAGAGTGTCCGCTTTCATCGCAGATCACGGCGGTCTACGCGCGGCCCGCTTTCGCGGATCCCGCGCGGCAGTTCACCCGGATCTCGCCGAAGGGGAAGCCGGAGGGGTATGTGCGCTGTTCCCTCCGGGATCGCAGCGTCTATTGCGAAGCTTCGGCCGTGCGCGGCCGCTCGTTGAGCGATCGCACGCCGCTGCCGACGGATGCTGTTGCCGCCCTGCTGCGGCTGGGTTTCCAGCCGCAGCAGGGCGGGGCGGATCTCATGTATCGCCGGGTCTTGACCGGCAGCCCGGATTTCGACGCCGTTGCAACCCTGATGCTGACGACGTTGCACGACGCTTACGGCGCGCGGGAGGAGTTGGGGATCGAAACCGTGGCGCCGTTCGCAGGGCAGATTGTGACGGCGTGTGTGCGGTGA
- a CDS encoding DUF2019 domain-containing protein, whose translation MTHVQLANMTLKMLEQHLADLRHVRDQAGTDAAAQRDLDRQIAATEMEIATRPPPPPTGLEALSVPQIPDHFAALAQTEDDLDDDIEPVEALDALYWKLDDARRELERREGHPGALIALYTHPDIRVRARAADFTLSFAPELAKSRLLAIDDDDWVPPRDVDAPAQVPPKLARMTTAALVERFLDIALQQSHALDRSEISKFNRLFGQLAAVELALKSRDGDQRLTLLPLLAHGNVEVRLRAAYAVRDLAPREAIAAFRAISDRNQYPQAANARGALERFGIKWWEK comes from the coding sequence ATGACGCACGTCCAGCTCGCCAATATGACGCTCAAAATGCTTGAGCAGCATCTCGCGGATCTTCGGCATGTGCGTGATCAGGCCGGGACGGATGCCGCCGCGCAGCGCGATCTCGATAGGCAGATCGCCGCGACGGAAATGGAAATAGCCACACGTCCGCCGCCGCCGCCGACGGGCCTTGAAGCGTTATCCGTCCCTCAAATTCCCGACCACTTCGCGGCACTGGCCCAGACCGAAGACGATCTCGACGACGATATCGAGCCCGTCGAAGCACTCGACGCGCTATACTGGAAGCTCGACGATGCCCGCCGCGAACTGGAGCGGCGGGAGGGACATCCGGGCGCCCTTATCGCGCTGTACACCCATCCCGACATTCGCGTGCGGGCTCGCGCGGCCGATTTCACGCTGAGCTTTGCGCCGGAGCTCGCCAAAAGCCGATTGCTGGCGATCGACGACGACGATTGGGTGCCGCCGCGTGACGTTGACGCGCCGGCACAAGTGCCGCCAAAGCTGGCCCGGATGACGACCGCGGCCCTGGTTGAACGCTTCCTCGACATCGCCCTGCAGCAAAGTCACGCGCTCGACCGAAGCGAGATTTCGAAATTCAATCGTCTTTTTGGACAGCTTGCCGCGGTCGAACTGGCGTTGAAGTCACGAGACGGCGACCAGCGGCTGACGCTGCTGCCGTTGCTCGCTCACGGCAATGTAGAAGTCCGATTGAGAGCGGCCTACGCAGTTCGTGATCTTGCACCGAGGGAGGCGATTGCGGCGTTTCGCGCCATCAGCGATCGCAACCAGTATCCGCAGGCAGCGAACGCGCGCGGCGCGCTCGAGAGGTTCGGGATCAAGTGGTGGGAGAAGTGA
- a CDS encoding antibiotic biosynthesis monooxygenase family protein, with amino-acid sequence MTAFNAVRFKVKPGRDQDFLDAHKNIGAEWPGLRHASIIKTGEQRYCIIAEWESTDAIVAARPSMIVTLNSFRDTLEDLGGGLGVTDAVSGPVALTLK; translated from the coding sequence ATGACGGCCTTCAACGCCGTGCGTTTCAAGGTGAAGCCGGGCCGCGACCAGGACTTCCTCGACGCCCACAAGAACATCGGCGCCGAATGGCCCGGCCTGCGCCATGCCAGCATCATCAAGACAGGCGAGCAGCGCTACTGCATCATCGCCGAATGGGAGAGCACGGACGCGATTGTCGCGGCGCGGCCCAGCATGATCGTCACGCTCAATTCCTTCCGCGACACGCTCGAGGATCTGGGAGGCGGCCTTGGCGTCACCGACGCGGTGTCCGGGCCCGTGGCGCTGACGCTCAAATAG